The Dreissena polymorpha isolate Duluth1 chromosome 10, UMN_Dpol_1.0, whole genome shotgun sequence genome includes a region encoding these proteins:
- the LOC127847252 gene encoding uncharacterized protein LOC127847252: MWSNVETSLNANSTGPHRKGSDLEKKWENLTSTQRGIYQDHQRMLTLTGSPPFNSKCTILTEAVMNVIGKEGVDIMGIGPSSLDTSILQLTDMRDDDQQDAEINIAMCTSRYTPSMAENGYRSATISPPDKPSPSCCSHCSLHELNALKKRKLELQIQLFEAQLARFDEE, encoded by the exons ACGCCAATAGTACAGGGCCCCACAGAAAAGGGAGTGACCTCGAGAAAAAATGGGAGAACCTCACATCTACACAAAGAGGCATCTACCAGGATCATCAGCGTATGCTGACATTGACTG GCAGTCCTCCGTTTAATTCAAAGTGCACAATCCTCACTGAGGCTGTGATGAACGTAATTGGAAAAGAGGGAGTTGACATAATGGGTATTGGGCCCAGCAGCCTAGACACCTCTATTTTGCAATTGACCGATATGCG TGATGATGACCAGCAAGATGCTGAAATCAACATCGCCATGTGTACCTCAAG ATATACACCATCGATGGCTGAGAATGGCTATAGAAGCGCAACTATTTCTCCTCCAGACAAACCTTCACCTTCatg TTGCAGTCATTGCAGTCTACATGAACTTAATGCCTTGAAGAAGAGGAAGCTGGAGCTTCAAATACAATTGTTTGAGGCCCAGTTGGCGCGATTTGATGAGGAAtag